Proteins co-encoded in one Amaranthus tricolor cultivar Red isolate AtriRed21 chromosome 7, ASM2621246v1, whole genome shotgun sequence genomic window:
- the LOC130817710 gene encoding beta-galactosidase 10, translating into MGMSLISVHCFVLVLVLQLAVGNAGNVSFDTRSFIIDGQRKLLISAAIHYPRSVPAMWPGLIQLAKEGGANVIESYVFWNGHELSPDNYYFGGRYDLVKFVKTVQQAGMYMILRIGPFVAAEWTYGGVPVWVHYVSGMEFRTDNEPWKHYMKKFTTYIVNLMKKEKLFASQGGPIIMSQIENEYGYYEGYYGDGGKRYAKWAAEMALSQNTGVPWIMCQQWDTPDPVINTCNGFYCHDFTPISPHSPKIWTENWPGWFKTFGSMDPHRPVEDVSFAVARFFQKGGSGNNYYMYHGGTNFGRTAGGPFITTSYDYDAPIDEYGLPRLPKWGHLKELHGAIKLCENALLHGKRTNLSLGPLLEADVYTDSSGLCAAFLSNSDNKTDSVVKFRNMTYHLPAWSVSILPDCKNVVYNTAKVGSQTSVVDMVPEDFQPSVVSPDEDLKALQWEVFLEKPGTWGYPDFNITGFVDNINTTKDITDYLWVTTSVYVDEKFLKNSSSPVLLVKSKGHAMHVFVNQKLQGSASGNGTVFPFDVKIPITMKAGNNEIALLTMTVGLPTAGPGYEWIGSGLTSVEIQGLNNKILNLTEVSWDYKVGLLGEFLDLYKGEGLKSTKWVSTANPPKQRPLTWYKVLVDHPSGNDPVGLDMIHMGKGLAWLNGEEIGRYWPRKSSKHDACVDHCDYRGSFSPNKCSTGCGEPTQRWYHVPRSWFKPSGNVLVIFEESGGDPTQIRFSKRRAAGFCSLVSEDHPTISVESWTTATEETHDKKATAQLHCPSNTRISAIKFASFGNPSGACGSFSQGNCHDPNSASVVEKICLNRSKCSIELSEENFDLSSCSGTIRRLAVEAVCS; encoded by the exons ATGGGGATGAGCTTAATTTCAGTACATTGCTTTGTTTTGGTATTGGTTTTGCAATTAGCAGTTGGAAATGCCGGAAATGTTTCATTTGATACTCGTTCTTTCATAATTGATGGCCAAAGGAAGCTTCTTATTTCTGCTGCTATTCATTATCCTCGTAGTGTTCCTGCT ATGTGGCCAGGTCTAATTCAACTGGCAAAGGAAGGTGGTGCTAATGTCATTGAATCATATGTTTTTTGGAATGGACATGAATTATCTCCTGACAAT TATTATTTTGGAGGACGGTATGATCTGGTCAAGTTTGTGAAGACTGTGCAGCAAGCTGGGATGTATATGATTCTTCGTATTGGACCATTTGTTGCGGCAGAGTGGACTTATGG AGGGGTTCCTGTTTGGGTGCACTATGTGTCAGGAATGGAATTTAGAACTGACAATGAGCCATGGAAG CATTACATGAAGAAGTTCACAACATATATTGTAAATctaatgaagaaagagaaactTTTTGCTTCACAAGGAGGTCCAATCATCATGTCTCAG ATAGAAAATGAATATGGGTATTATGAAGGATATTATGGAGATGGAGGGAAAAGATATGCAAAATGGGCAGCCGAAATGGCCCTTTCTCAGAATACAGGTGTGCCTTGGATAATGTGCCAGCAGTGGGATACACCGGATCCTGTG ATAAATACTTGTAATGGATTCTACTGTCATGATTTTACTCCTATTTCTCCCCATAGTCCTAAGATTTGGACAGAAAACTGGCCTGGATG GTTTAAAACTTTTGGATCCATGGATCCTCATAGGCCTGTTGAAGACGTTTCTTTTGCCGTTGCTCGTTTTTTTCAGAAGGGTGGCAGTGGAAACAACTATTACATG TATCACGGTGGAACAAATTTCGGACGCACTGCCGGTGGGCCATTCATTACAACAAGTTACGATTATGATGCACCAATTGACGAATATG GTTTACCAAGGCTTCCCAAGTGGGGACATCTCAAAGAACTTCACGGGGCAATAAAGTTGTGTGAGAATGCTCTACTTCATGGTAAAAGGACTAATTTATCTCTTGGCCCTCTGTTAGAG GCTGATGTATATACAGACTCTTCTGGATTATGTGCTGCCTTCCTTTCAAATTCAGATAACAAGACTGACTCGGTTGTGAAATTCAGAAATATGACGTACCATCTGCCTGCATGGTCAGTCAGCATCCTGCCTGACTGCAAAAATGTAGTATATAACACTGCCAAG GTTGGGTCTCAGACGTCTGTAGTTGATATGGTGCCGGAGGATTTTCAGCCATCAGTTGTGTCTCCAGACGAAGACTTGAAAGCTCTGCAATGGGAAGTGTTTCTTGAAAAGCCTGGAACATGGGGATATCCGGATTTCAATATTACCGGTTTTGTTGATAATATAAATACAACCAAGGATATAACCGACTACCTTTGGGTCACTACAAG cGTTTATGTTGATGAGAAGTTTTTGAAAAACAGTAGCAGTCCAGTACTATTGGTGAAGTCAAAGGGCCATGCTATGCATGTTTTCGTAAATCAAAAACTTCAAG GTAGCGCATCGGGGAATGGAACAGTCTTTCCCTTTGATGTTAAAATTCCAATCACTATGAAGGCtggaaataatgaaattgctCTTCTTACCATGACTGTCGGTCTGCCG ACTGCAGGTCCAGGTTACGAATGGATAGGATCAGGCTTGACCAGTGTTGAGATCCAAGGGCTTAACAATAAAATTCTGAATTTGACTGAAGTTTCATGGGATTACAAG GTTGGACTATTGGGTGAGTTTTTGGATCTATACAAAGGGGAAGGTTTGAAAAGTACAAAGTGGGTGTCAACCGCCAACCCACCCAAGCAGAGACCGCTTACATGGTACAAG GTTTTGGTGGACCATCCCTCTGGTAATGACCCTGTAGGGCTGGATATGATACATATGGGAAAGGGCTTAGCATGGTTGAATGGAGAAGAAATCGGTAGATATTGGCCTCGAAAAAGTTCCAAGCACGATGCTTGTGTTGATCATTGTGACTACCGAGGCAGTTTTTCACCCAACAAGTGCTCCACGGGATGTGGAGAACCAACTCAGAGATG GTATCATGTACCGCGGTCTTGGTTCAAGCCATCTGGAAATGTACTGGTTATCTTTGAAGAGAGTGGTGGAGATCCAACTCAAATTAGGTTTTCCAAAAGGAGAGCCGCGGGTTTTTGTAGTCTAGTATCCGAGGACCACCCGACTATTTCTGTTGAATCCTGGACAACTGCTACGGAAGAGACCCATGACAAGAAAGCAACGGCACAGTTACACTGCCCTAGCAACACTCGCATTTCTGCTATCAAGTTCGCAAGTTTTGGGAACCCGTCAGGAGCTTGTGGATCCTTCAGTCAGGGAAACTGCCATGATCCCAATTCTGCTTCTGTAGTAGAAAAG ATTTGCTTGAACAGAAGTAAGTGTAGCATTGAGCTCAGTGAAGAGAATTTCGATTTGAGTTCATGTTCCGGAACAATTAGAAGACTTGCTGTTGAAGCAGTTTGCAGCTGA